In a genomic window of Aeromicrobium panaciterrae:
- a CDS encoding DUF6882 domain-containing protein has product MTESQYLDRIADAGALIVAEAEAQLYASRGENGFTKLSKGTGNTDLYTVNGADKYIAHMIGTTSSTTGRFTWAWGYLPGEETGPTIVHDIRTQGAKLGIPELAEADFASEPRLMQRVLQASAAISRVYTPVVFHTDNGDTGYFLIDGFQLPPATVADLRQTIETVVAGPGHPNDVRRALHQYAATRRIGYAEQDDAAFLQAEDGTLIIGLDGNEITGLGVQDAERPSP; this is encoded by the coding sequence ATGACCGAGAGCCAGTACCTCGACCGCATCGCCGACGCCGGCGCGCTCATCGTGGCGGAGGCCGAAGCCCAGCTGTATGCGAGCCGTGGCGAGAACGGTTTCACCAAGCTCAGCAAGGGCACCGGCAACACCGACCTCTACACGGTCAACGGCGCCGACAAGTACATCGCACACATGATCGGCACGACGAGCTCGACGACAGGTCGATTCACCTGGGCTTGGGGCTATCTTCCCGGTGAGGAGACCGGTCCCACGATCGTCCACGACATCCGCACGCAGGGCGCGAAGCTCGGCATCCCCGAGCTGGCCGAGGCCGACTTCGCGAGCGAGCCGCGCCTCATGCAGCGCGTACTGCAGGCCTCGGCAGCCATCTCCCGGGTGTACACCCCCGTCGTCTTCCACACCGACAACGGCGACACGGGCTACTTCCTGATCGACGGGTTCCAGCTGCCGCCGGCGACCGTGGCGGATCTGCGACAGACCATCGAGACGGTCGTGGCCGGACCTGGACATCCGAACGACGTCCGGCGAGCCCTTCACCAGTACGCGGCGACGCGACGCATCGGCTACGCCGAGCAGGACGATGCAGCGTTCCTGCAGGCCGAGGACGGCACGCTGATCATTGGCCTCGACGGCAACGAGATCACCGGCCTCGGCGTTCAGGACGCAGAAAGGCCCTCGCCGTAG
- a CDS encoding primosomal protein N', producing the protein MTSDGSDATGPEQLALVPESTSPRKRAAKAKPALEAAANLPVAQVAVDTGLSHLDRPFDYLVPATLDELVVVGCRVKVRFAGRLVDGFVTDRVDGTEHEGKLAFVAKVVSAEPVLRPDVLELAQTVADRYAGTLGDVLRMAIPPRHARAEASVREPAAGELPALDDAIWRTHTHGPEFLSAIAAGASPRAWWGAMPGQDPARAIAQAVLAALHSGRGSIVCVPDVRDVARWDTAFTEVLGAGQHVVLTAASTPAARYAAFLAVSRGHVKVVLGTRAAAFAPVHELGLVAMWDDGDDLYAEPRAPYPHAREVLLLRAAASSTALLIGGYARTAEGQSLVESGWCTELIAEQSTRRTAWPRLEVTDGSTAGSAPARLPQEVFRSVRAAKGAVLMQVPRRGYRESLSCQECRHPARCTACQGPLVQTSASAPIACRWCATAVPNWSCSHCEGTKLRAPVVGQLRTAEEFAKAFPELQVVTSGGDTILDDVEPGRVLVLATPGAEPHVSGGYDVIVLLDTWLMTGRDDIRVEEEAHRRWFNALALAGPGASAIAVGDAAILQALVRSDPAGFAARELASRAETHLPPTARLATVDAADDVLAELATRTWTPNTEVLGPVPVDPRDDQAGQRLILRAPRREGTQLAAGLKTAAAERSAAKQPALRIQVDPQSL; encoded by the coding sequence GTGACGAGCGACGGGAGCGATGCGACAGGGCCGGAGCAGCTTGCTCTGGTCCCTGAGTCGACTTCACCACGCAAACGTGCCGCCAAAGCCAAGCCTGCGCTCGAGGCAGCGGCCAACCTCCCAGTCGCGCAGGTTGCCGTCGACACGGGGCTTTCGCACCTCGATCGGCCATTCGACTACCTCGTACCGGCCACTTTGGACGAATTGGTCGTCGTGGGCTGTCGGGTCAAGGTGCGATTCGCTGGGCGTCTCGTCGATGGCTTCGTGACGGATCGAGTCGACGGCACTGAGCATGAAGGCAAGCTTGCGTTTGTCGCCAAGGTCGTGTCCGCTGAGCCGGTCCTTCGTCCAGATGTCCTTGAGCTAGCGCAGACGGTTGCCGATCGCTACGCCGGAACGTTGGGTGACGTATTGCGGATGGCGATCCCGCCTCGCCATGCCCGAGCCGAGGCGTCCGTACGTGAGCCGGCGGCGGGGGAGTTGCCCGCGCTAGATGATGCGATCTGGCGGACGCACACGCACGGGCCGGAGTTCCTCAGCGCGATCGCTGCTGGCGCAAGTCCGCGGGCCTGGTGGGGTGCCATGCCTGGCCAGGATCCCGCCCGCGCCATCGCTCAGGCGGTCTTGGCTGCGCTGCACAGCGGACGAGGCTCAATCGTATGCGTGCCCGACGTACGAGATGTCGCGCGCTGGGACACCGCGTTCACCGAGGTGCTGGGCGCAGGACAGCACGTCGTGCTGACTGCCGCGTCCACCCCTGCAGCGCGCTACGCCGCATTCCTCGCGGTGTCACGTGGCCACGTGAAGGTTGTGCTTGGTACGCGTGCCGCGGCCTTCGCGCCCGTGCACGAGCTCGGACTCGTGGCGATGTGGGACGACGGTGACGATCTCTACGCCGAACCACGCGCGCCTTACCCGCACGCCCGCGAGGTGCTGCTGCTCCGAGCCGCGGCATCATCGACGGCGTTGTTGATCGGCGGCTACGCGCGCACAGCCGAGGGACAGTCGCTCGTCGAGAGCGGATGGTGCACCGAGCTCATCGCTGAGCAGTCGACACGTCGCACAGCATGGCCACGCCTCGAGGTCACGGATGGGTCAACCGCGGGGTCTGCTCCCGCCAGGCTCCCGCAGGAAGTCTTCCGCTCCGTGCGCGCGGCCAAGGGCGCTGTGCTGATGCAGGTGCCACGTCGTGGCTACCGCGAGTCGCTCTCGTGCCAGGAGTGCCGCCACCCAGCCCGCTGCACGGCCTGTCAGGGGCCCCTCGTACAAACGTCTGCGTCAGCGCCGATCGCTTGTCGCTGGTGCGCGACTGCAGTGCCGAACTGGTCCTGCTCCCACTGCGAGGGCACCAAGCTTCGAGCTCCTGTGGTCGGGCAGCTCCGTACGGCCGAAGAGTTTGCCAAAGCATTTCCCGAGCTTCAGGTCGTGACGTCCGGTGGGGACACGATCCTCGACGACGTCGAGCCGGGACGCGTTCTGGTGCTCGCCACTCCCGGCGCCGAGCCGCACGTCTCAGGTGGCTACGACGTCATCGTTCTACTCGACACGTGGCTGATGACGGGTCGAGATGACATCCGGGTTGAGGAAGAAGCTCATCGGCGCTGGTTCAACGCACTCGCGTTGGCTGGCCCGGGTGCCAGTGCCATCGCGGTCGGTGATGCCGCCATCCTGCAGGCGCTCGTACGGTCGGACCCGGCGGGATTCGCCGCTCGCGAACTGGCGAGCCGGGCCGAGACACACCTGCCGCCGACCGCGCGGCTGGCAACGGTCGACGCGGCCGATGACGTACTCGCTGAGCTGGCGACGCGCACCTGGACACCGAATACCGAGGTGTTGGGACCCGTGCCCGTCGACCCTCGCGACGATCAGGCTGGCCAACGGTTGATCCTGCGTGCGCCGCGTCGCGAGGGCACCCAGCTCGCTGCCGGCCTCAAGACCGCCGCCGCCGAGCGGAGTGCCGCGAAGCAACCAGCGTTGCGCATACAGGTCGACCCGCAGAGCCTCTGA